The sequence below is a genomic window from Synechococcus sp. PCC 7335.
AACCTTTCGTAATAGCGCAGTGCACCTACTGCCACACCGGTTTGCTTAGACACTTCGCCAATTTTTAATCGTGTTGAAACGGCCATCTTCAACTGCCTCTTCGTCAACTGTTTCTATCGTAAACTCTCTACCAAGCTATAAGGTCAACTTCTGTTTCATCCTCATTTCACAATTAACTGTCAATGTAGTGAATCTAGCGAGGTAGCTACCTTCAGCGCTAAGCTCTAGCTTTGAATGGACGTAGCCCACAGATCAAACCCCAGCTTCAGCCAAACTATTACTCGTAACAGCTCTATTAATGTACAAAGAGGTTTCTATGACTCACCGTTTCTCCAAATTCAAGATATTTGTGGTCGGTTTAGCGGCAGTCAGCTCAGTGCTAGCTGGCTGTACGGCTACCAACAATGCGCGAATGGGGTCATCACCGCAAGAGATTATGGCTACTCAGGCGGCTGTGATCGGCGAAATCACTGTTTTTCGTAGTCCTACTTGCGGGTGCTGCGGTCAGTGGATAGAGCACGCCGAGGCCGCTGGCTTTAAGGTTAAAGATGAGATCACCGAAGACATGAGTGCAATTAAGCAACAGTATGGTGTTCCTACGAATCTGAGCTCATGTCATACAACGGTAGCCGGTGATTACATCGTAGAAGGACATGTGCCTGCTGAAGATTTAGCACGACTGCTGGCTGAAAAGCCAGACGTGGCCGGAATTGCCGTGCCAGGAATGCCTATTGGCTCTCCCGGTATGGAATCAGGCGACTATACAGAACCTTACACTGTCTTCTCGTTTACAGAATCAGGCGAAACGGCTGCATTTGCTGAGCACTCGTAGCGCTAGTCAATAAAACGTTACCAGTTTGATCATCAGTTCATCAGACTTATGGCTGCTGTATTGTGGCTGCTGTATTTAGGGTGCCGTTCATGTTTCAAGCCGCTCCTTTTTCAATGCGATCGCAACAATACAGCCCGCAATAAGCCAGCGGAGTGACGCTAGTGTATATCCGCCGTAAGCAGATCTGTTAGAGCTAACTCTTACTGGCAGAGCGCAAACGCGAGATGTTTCCATCTCAGGCATATCTACATGATTGAAGATATACTTCTAGCCCCCTTGACTCTCTCCTTAACTAGAGGGTTTACGCTAATAGCA
It includes:
- a CDS encoding DUF411 domain-containing protein, with the translated sequence MTHRFSKFKIFVVGLAAVSSVLAGCTATNNARMGSSPQEIMATQAAVIGEITVFRSPTCGCCGQWIEHAEAAGFKVKDEITEDMSAIKQQYGVPTNLSSCHTTVAGDYIVEGHVPAEDLARLLAEKPDVAGIAVPGMPIGSPGMESGDYTEPYTVFSFTESGETAAFAEHS